Proteins encoded by one window of Bradyrhizobium sp. B097:
- a CDS encoding M48 family metalloprotease, with the protein MLLRLALRTRPLKPTAFKLTALLTAVALAVGPVVPARAQQKGPPVLRDTESEQLLREYTRPILRAAGLEKQNIQIVIINDGSFNAFVADGRRIFVNYGALLQSETPNQIIGVLAHETGHLAGGHLAKMREQLAQAQTQMIIAMLLGVGALAAGAAGGGVGNGLSSAGAAAISAPQSVIQRTLLSYQRQQEENADRAGVKFLNATGQSAKGMYETFKRFTDESLFAARGADPYLQSHPMPVDRVSALEELARSSPYWDKKDDPALQMRHDMMRAKISGFMERQDTVYRRYPLSNTSLPARYARAITTYLHGDLRSAIAQIDGLIQVQPNNPYFYELRGQALLEGGRPSEAIAPLRRAVQLSGSSPLIEMLLGQALVASDNKAYTDDAISMLRAAVAREPEAPLGYTQLAMAYGRKGDYAQADLASAQAAYLRGDNKTARELASRAKTRFAIGTPGWVKADDIVSAKPMPGQKNN; encoded by the coding sequence ATGCTGCTCCGCCTCGCTCTTCGCACCAGGCCCCTCAAGCCGACTGCGTTCAAGCTGACCGCACTATTGACCGCGGTTGCACTCGCCGTTGGTCCCGTCGTCCCTGCGCGAGCCCAGCAGAAGGGCCCGCCAGTGCTGCGCGACACCGAGTCCGAGCAGCTGCTGCGCGAATATACCAGGCCGATCCTGCGCGCCGCCGGTCTCGAGAAGCAGAACATCCAGATCGTGATCATCAACGACGGCTCGTTCAACGCCTTCGTCGCCGACGGCCGCCGCATCTTCGTCAATTACGGCGCGCTGCTGCAATCGGAGACGCCGAACCAGATCATCGGCGTGCTGGCGCATGAGACCGGCCATCTGGCCGGCGGTCATCTTGCCAAGATGCGCGAGCAGCTGGCGCAGGCGCAGACCCAGATGATCATCGCGATGCTGCTCGGCGTCGGTGCGCTGGCCGCAGGCGCTGCGGGCGGCGGCGTTGGAAACGGCCTCTCCAGCGCCGGTGCCGCCGCGATCTCGGCGCCGCAGTCGGTCATTCAGCGCACGCTGCTCTCCTACCAGCGCCAGCAGGAGGAAAACGCCGACCGCGCCGGCGTCAAGTTCCTGAACGCGACCGGCCAGTCCGCCAAGGGCATGTACGAGACGTTCAAGCGCTTCACCGACGAGAGCCTGTTCGCCGCGCGCGGCGCCGACCCCTATCTGCAATCGCATCCGATGCCGGTCGACCGCGTCTCCGCGCTGGAGGAGCTGGCGCGCTCGAGCCCCTATTGGGACAAGAAGGACGATCCGGCGCTGCAGATGCGCCACGACATGATGCGCGCCAAGATCTCGGGCTTCATGGAACGGCAGGACACGGTCTACCGCCGCTATCCGCTGTCCAACACCAGCCTGCCGGCGCGCTATGCCCGCGCGATCACCACCTATCTGCACGGCGATCTGCGTTCGGCGATCGCTCAGATCGACGGCTTGATCCAGGTCCAGCCGAACAATCCCTATTTCTACGAGTTGCGCGGCCAGGCGCTGCTCGAAGGCGGCCGGCCGTCGGAGGCCATCGCGCCGCTGCGCCGCGCGGTGCAGCTTTCCGGCAGCTCGCCGCTGATCGAGATGCTGCTCGGCCAGGCCCTGGTCGCCTCCGACAACAAGGCCTACACCGACGATGCGATCAGCATGCTGCGCGCCGCCGTGGCGCGCGAGCCCGAGGCGCCGCTCGGCTATACCCAGCTCGCGATGGCCTATGGCCGCAAGGGCGACTATGCCCAGGCCGACCTTGCCTCGGCGCAGGCCGCCTATCTCCGCGGCGACAACAAGACCGCCCGCGAACTGGCGTCGCGCGCCAAGACGCGGTTTGCGATCGGCACGCCCGGTTGGGTCAAAGCTGACGACATTGTGAGCGCCAAGCCGATGCCAGGTCAGAAAAACAACTAG
- a CDS encoding DsbA family protein: protein MPALRFLAPALLALGICAAPLTASAQSFNDTQRGDIETIVRNYLIAHPEVLEEAMNELSKRQAAAEAEKHEQNVAKNADTIFNSPRGVMLGNKDGDVTFVEFFDYNCGYCKRAMSDMLDLMKSDPKLKVVLKEFPVLSQGSVEAAQVAVAVRMQDPTGKKYLEFHQKLLGGRGAADKARALAVAKEVGLDMTKLEKDMASPEVKATIEENFRLAESMGMNGTPSYVIGKQVVIGAVGVEGLKEKIGLARCGKATC, encoded by the coding sequence ATGCCAGCGCTTCGTTTTCTCGCCCCTGCCCTGCTCGCGCTCGGCATTTGCGCCGCGCCGCTGACTGCGTCCGCGCAGAGCTTCAACGACACCCAGCGCGGCGACATCGAGACCATCGTGCGCAACTACCTGATCGCGCATCCCGAGGTGCTCGAGGAGGCGATGAACGAGCTCAGCAAGCGGCAGGCTGCCGCCGAAGCCGAGAAGCATGAGCAGAACGTCGCCAAGAACGCCGACACGATCTTCAACTCGCCGCGCGGCGTCATGCTCGGCAACAAGGACGGCGACGTCACCTTCGTCGAGTTCTTCGATTACAATTGCGGCTACTGCAAGCGCGCGATGTCCGACATGCTCGACCTGATGAAGTCGGATCCGAAGCTGAAGGTCGTGCTAAAGGAATTCCCGGTGCTGAGCCAGGGCTCGGTCGAGGCCGCGCAGGTCGCGGTCGCCGTGCGGATGCAGGATCCGACCGGCAAGAAGTATCTCGAGTTTCACCAGAAGCTCTTGGGCGGCCGCGGCGCCGCCGACAAGGCGCGCGCGCTGGCGGTCGCCAAGGAGGTCGGTCTCGACATGACCAAGCTCGAGAAGGACATGGCAAGCCCCGAGGTGAAGGCCACCATCGAGGAGAACTTCCGCCTTGCCGAATCCATGGGCATGAACGGCACGCCGAGCTACGTGATCGGCAAGCAGGTCGTGATCGGCGCGGTCGGCGTCGAGGGTCTCAAGGAGAAGATCGGCCTTGCCCGCTGCGGCAAGGCGACCTGCTGA
- a CDS encoding DUF1236 domain-containing protein, with product MSNRFLISVAAAALIAGTGFANAQGAGGANKESGAGGGATVQHSAPSGGASSGTMQRDTGGMKDDSPGMKGAESEKSGPATKGAQENTQKSKSMSSENDATKGAKEGSKEGPKDMKAEGRDKSGNMKAEEHDKSGKMNNAAESREKSGATTNQNAQTKSPTDTNRAQTNDTSRTQTTTGNAATSATAAPPAEKRTQISTAIRSEHVTEVTNVNFNVSVGTRIPADVHFYPVPERVVTIYPQWRGYEFILVHGRYIIVQPETHEIVYIIEG from the coding sequence ATGTCTAACCGCTTTCTGATTTCGGTCGCTGCGGCGGCTTTGATCGCTGGTACTGGATTTGCGAATGCACAGGGCGCCGGCGGCGCCAACAAGGAATCCGGGGCCGGCGGTGGCGCGACCGTGCAGCACAGCGCACCGTCCGGTGGCGCATCGTCGGGCACCATGCAGCGCGATACGGGCGGCATGAAGGATGACTCGCCAGGCATGAAGGGCGCCGAGTCCGAAAAGTCCGGCCCCGCCACCAAGGGTGCACAGGAGAACACGCAGAAGTCGAAGAGCATGAGCTCGGAGAACGATGCGACCAAGGGCGCCAAGGAAGGTTCGAAGGAAGGCCCGAAGGACATGAAGGCCGAAGGCCGCGACAAGAGCGGCAACATGAAGGCCGAGGAGCATGACAAGAGCGGCAAGATGAACAACGCCGCTGAGAGCCGCGAGAAGAGCGGCGCTACCACCAACCAGAACGCTCAGACCAAGAGCCCGACCGACACCAACCGCGCGCAGACCAACGACACCAGCCGCACCCAGACCACGACCGGTAACGCGGCGACGTCGGCCACCGCGGCTCCGCCGGCCGAGAAGCGCACCCAGATCTCGACGGCGATCAGGTCGGAGCACGTCACCGAAGTCACCAATGTGAACTTCAACGTGTCGGTCGGCACCCGTATCCCGGCTGACGTGCACTTCTACCCGGTGCCGGAGCGCGTCGTGACGATCTATCCGCAGTGGCGCGGTTACGAGTTCATCCTGGTCCACGGCCGCTACATCATCGTGCAGCCGGAGACCCACGAGATCGTCTACATCATCGAGGGCTGA
- the aroQ gene encoding type II 3-dehydroquinate dehydratase, with protein MAAAGTIYVLNGPNLNLLGTREPETYGHATLADVEKLCADTARQFGLTADCRQSNREGELIDFIHEAHAKKAVGIIINAGGYSHTSIALHDALVAVKIPAVEVHVSNIHARESFRDHSFTAKAAFASLCGFGIDGYRLAIIGLATRIGAKAKT; from the coding sequence ATGGCTGCTGCCGGAACGATCTATGTGCTGAACGGCCCGAACCTCAACCTGTTGGGGACGCGCGAGCCGGAGACGTACGGCCATGCCACCCTCGCCGACGTCGAGAAGCTGTGCGCGGACACCGCGCGGCAGTTCGGGTTGACCGCCGATTGCCGGCAGTCCAACCGCGAGGGCGAACTGATCGACTTCATCCATGAGGCCCACGCCAAGAAGGCGGTCGGCATCATCATCAATGCCGGCGGCTACTCCCATACCTCGATCGCGCTGCATGACGCGCTGGTTGCGGTCAAGATCCCCGCCGTCGAAGTCCATGTCAGCAACATCCACGCCCGCGAGAGCTTCCGGGATCACTCGTTCACTGCTAAAGCCGCCTTCGCGTCACTTTGCGGCTTCGGCATCGACGGCTACCGGCTTGCGATCATCGGCCTCGCCACCAGGATCGGTGCGAAGGCAAAGACTTAA
- the accB gene encoding acetyl-CoA carboxylase biotin carboxyl carrier protein yields the protein MARQPDDKSDAKSKNDSKNDDSVLIRELALLLAETNLTEIEIERAGLRVRVARNISIAASVPSAVHAVAAPVAVPAAAAAATDMAKHPGAVPSPMVGTAYWAPEPGAKPFIEVGSKVTAGQTLLIIEAMKTMNQIPSPRAGTVTQILVEDGQPVEFGEPLVIIE from the coding sequence ATGGCGCGCCAGCCAGACGACAAATCAGACGCAAAGTCCAAGAACGACTCCAAGAACGACGACAGCGTCCTCATTCGCGAGCTCGCGCTGCTGCTTGCTGAAACCAACCTCACCGAGATCGAGATCGAGCGCGCCGGCCTGCGCGTTCGGGTCGCGCGCAATATCAGCATCGCCGCCTCCGTGCCGTCAGCCGTGCATGCGGTTGCCGCCCCGGTGGCAGTGCCGGCTGCCGCCGCTGCTGCCACCGACATGGCGAAGCACCCGGGTGCCGTGCCCTCGCCGATGGTCGGCACCGCCTATTGGGCTCCGGAACCTGGCGCCAAGCCGTTCATTGAAGTCGGCAGCAAGGTCACCGCCGGCCAGACGCTTCTGATCATCGAGGCGATGAAGACGATGAACCAGATCCCGTCGCCGCGCGCGGGCACCGTGACCCAGATCCTCGTCGAGGACGGCCAGCCGGTCGAGTTCGGCGAGCCGCTCGTCATCATTGAATAG
- the accC gene encoding acetyl-CoA carboxylase biotin carboxylase subunit, producing MFDKILIANRGEIALRVLRACKELGISTVAVHSTADADAMHVRLADESVCIGPPPSKDSYLNIPALLAACEITGADAVHPGYGFLSENARFAEILADHNLGFIGPKAEHIRLMGDKIEAKKTAKRLGIPVVPGSDGAVTPDDDAMAIAKEIGFPVLVKAAAGGGGRGMKVAHTEADLALALTTAANEAKSAFGDASVYLEKYLQKPRHIEIQILGDGRGGAIHLGERDCSLQRRHQKVWEEGPSPVLGAAARARIGETCAKAMRDMKYLGVGTIEFLYEDGEFYFIEMNTRIQVEHPVTESITDIDLVLEQIRIAAGGELPAKQGDIAIIGHAIECRINAENPQTFRPSPGRITQFHAPGGLGVRIDSAVYQGYVIPPYYDSLVGKLIVHGKTRGECLMRLRRALDEMVVDGIETTLPLFRALVREPDIIEGDYHIHWLEQYLAGQPSDAPK from the coding sequence ATGTTCGACAAGATCCTCATAGCCAATCGCGGCGAGATCGCGCTTCGCGTGCTCCGGGCCTGCAAGGAGCTCGGCATCTCCACCGTCGCGGTGCATTCGACGGCCGACGCCGACGCCATGCATGTGCGGCTCGCCGACGAGAGCGTCTGCATCGGGCCGCCGCCGTCGAAGGATTCCTATCTCAACATCCCGGCGCTGCTGGCCGCCTGCGAGATCACCGGTGCCGACGCCGTGCATCCCGGCTACGGCTTCCTGTCCGAGAATGCGCGCTTCGCCGAGATCCTCGCCGACCACAATCTGGGTTTCATCGGACCGAAGGCCGAGCACATCCGCCTGATGGGCGACAAGATCGAAGCCAAGAAGACCGCCAAGCGCCTCGGCATTCCCGTGGTGCCCGGCTCGGACGGCGCAGTAACGCCAGACGACGATGCCATGGCGATCGCCAAGGAGATCGGCTTCCCGGTGCTGGTGAAGGCGGCGGCCGGCGGCGGCGGCCGCGGCATGAAGGTCGCCCACACCGAGGCCGACCTCGCGCTGGCGCTCACGACCGCGGCCAACGAAGCCAAGTCGGCGTTCGGCGACGCCTCGGTCTATCTGGAGAAATACCTGCAGAAGCCGCGCCACATCGAGATCCAGATTCTCGGCGACGGCCGCGGCGGCGCTATCCATCTCGGCGAGCGCGACTGCTCGCTGCAGCGCCGTCACCAGAAGGTCTGGGAGGAAGGCCCCTCGCCCGTGCTTGGGGCGGCTGCGCGCGCCAGGATCGGCGAGACCTGCGCCAAGGCGATGCGGGACATGAAGTATCTCGGCGTCGGCACCATCGAATTCCTCTACGAGGACGGCGAGTTCTATTTCATCGAAATGAACACGCGCATCCAGGTCGAGCATCCCGTCACCGAAAGCATCACGGATATCGATCTGGTGCTCGAGCAGATCCGGATTGCCGCCGGCGGCGAGCTTCCGGCCAAGCAAGGCGACATCGCGATCATCGGCCACGCCATCGAGTGCCGCATCAATGCGGAGAACCCGCAGACCTTCCGTCCCTCGCCCGGACGGATCACGCAATTCCATGCGCCTGGCGGTCTCGGCGTGCGGATCGATTCCGCCGTCTATCAGGGTTACGTGATTCCGCCCTATTACGACTCGCTGGTCGGCAAGCTGATCGTGCACGGCAAGACCCGCGGCGAATGCCTGATGCGGCTGCGCCGGGCGCTGGACGAGATGGTGGTCGACGGCATCGAGACGACGCTGCCGCTGTTCCGCGCACTGGTGCGCGAGCCCGACATCATCGAGGGCGACTATCACATCCATTGGCTGGAGCAGTACCTCGCCGGCCAGCCATCCGACGCCCCGAAATAG
- a CDS encoding CHASE3 domain-containing protein, giving the protein MTPVSRRRSTLQILLLSAGFFVLVAVSVASVLLVNKAREDNALVVHTVEVEGQVASLLLDVRRAESATRAYLLTSAPQYLSEYQSAAAALPAALGHLQMMTVDNPAQVANAAKLKTAVEQRLAEFALSIERVNNNDAATSVDILRKGTSADALEAIARIGRDMRTEEDRLLAERTATADRTQVLASSVTIAGSCMVLALAALSLVLLQQSSRARDEAEARLRDSNLNLETIVDERTADLREANEEIQRFAYIVSHDLRSPLVNIMGFTSELEELRGDIFKRIATLNRTASLAPAMEDATDAAEPELEGSDKQLSDDFNESLGFIKSSIAKMDRLISAILNLTREGRREFKPERIDLRELIDGIVKTVAHQAAEANATVEVGALPNLVSDRLALEQIFSNLIDNALKYLKDGVPGEISIEGRTKLGFAIFEVADNGRGIDPKDHQRIFDLFRRAGTQDKPGQGIGLAHVRALVRRLGGTMSVASELHNGSTFTITLPIKWSGKNSGKNRDKES; this is encoded by the coding sequence GTGACCCCAGTTTCACGACGCCGGTCCACGTTACAGATCCTGCTGCTCTCGGCGGGATTTTTCGTGCTGGTCGCGGTCAGCGTGGCGTCCGTCCTGCTGGTCAACAAGGCGCGTGAGGACAACGCCTTGGTCGTCCATACGGTCGAGGTGGAGGGCCAGGTTGCCAGCCTGCTGCTTGACGTCAGGCGCGCCGAAAGCGCGACCAGGGCGTATCTGCTGACATCAGCACCACAATACCTGTCCGAGTACCAGTCGGCCGCGGCAGCGCTCCCGGCCGCGCTCGGCCATCTCCAGATGATGACCGTCGATAATCCGGCGCAGGTCGCCAATGCCGCGAAGCTCAAGACCGCCGTCGAGCAACGGCTGGCCGAGTTCGCCCTCAGCATCGAGCGCGTCAACAACAACGATGCCGCGACCAGCGTCGACATCCTGCGCAAGGGCACGTCGGCCGATGCATTGGAGGCGATCGCTCGGATCGGCCGCGACATGCGCACCGAGGAGGATCGGCTGCTGGCTGAGCGCACCGCGACCGCGGACAGGACCCAGGTGCTGGCCTCCTCCGTCACCATCGCCGGCTCCTGCATGGTGCTGGCGCTCGCCGCCCTCTCGCTCGTGCTGCTGCAGCAATCCTCGCGGGCGCGCGACGAGGCCGAGGCCAGGCTGCGCGACAGCAACCTCAATCTCGAAACCATCGTCGACGAACGGACCGCCGACCTGCGCGAGGCCAACGAGGAAATCCAGCGCTTCGCCTATATCGTCAGCCACGACCTGCGCTCGCCGCTGGTCAACATCATGGGCTTCACCAGCGAGCTGGAGGAATTGCGCGGCGACATCTTCAAGCGCATCGCCACGCTCAATCGCACCGCGTCGCTGGCGCCGGCGATGGAAGACGCGACCGACGCGGCCGAGCCCGAGCTCGAAGGCTCCGACAAGCAGCTGTCCGACGATTTCAACGAATCGCTCGGCTTCATCAAATCGTCGATTGCCAAGATGGACCGCCTGATCAGCGCGATCCTCAATCTCACCCGCGAGGGCCGCCGCGAGTTCAAGCCGGAGCGGATCGATCTCCGCGAGCTGATCGACGGCATCGTCAAGACGGTCGCGCATCAGGCGGCCGAGGCCAATGCGACCGTCGAGGTCGGCGCTTTGCCGAATCTCGTCAGCGACCGCCTCGCGCTGGAGCAGATCTTCTCCAACCTGATCGACAATGCACTCAAGTACCTCAAGGACGGCGTCCCCGGCGAGATCTCGATCGAGGGCCGCACCAAGCTGGGCTTTGCGATCTTCGAGGTTGCGGACAACGGCCGCGGCATCGATCCGAAGGACCACCAGCGCATCTTCGACCTGTTCCGCCGTGCCGGAACCCAGGACAAGCCCGGTCAGGGCATCGGGCTTGCCCATGTCCGCGCACTTGTGCGCAGACTGGGCGGCACCATGTCGGTAGCATCGGAACTTCACAACGGCAGCACGTTCACGATCACGCTGCCTATCAAATGGTCAGGCAAGAACTCAGGCAAGAACCGGGACAAAGAATCATGA
- a CDS encoding response regulator — translation MSDPVTIIMIEDDEGHARLIERNIRRSGVNNEIIPFTNGTDAVNYLFGKDGSAVERKGQALLILLDLNLPDMTGIDILKRVKENKHLKATPVVVLTTTDDSHEIKRCYELGCNVYITKPVNYESFANAIRQLGLFFSVIQVPPASL, via the coding sequence ATGAGCGATCCAGTCACCATCATCATGATCGAGGACGACGAGGGCCATGCCCGCCTGATTGAGCGGAATATCCGGCGCTCAGGTGTCAACAATGAGATCATCCCATTCACCAACGGTACAGACGCCGTGAACTACCTGTTCGGCAAGGATGGCAGCGCGGTTGAGCGCAAGGGCCAGGCCCTGCTCATCCTGCTTGATCTCAATCTGCCCGACATGACCGGCATCGATATTCTGAAGCGGGTCAAGGAGAACAAGCATCTCAAGGCGACGCCGGTGGTCGTGCTGACCACGACCGACGACTCCCATGAGATCAAGCGTTGCTACGAACTCGGTTGCAATGTCTACATCACCAAGCCGGTGAACTACGAAAGCTTTGCCAACGCCATTCGCCAGCTTGGCCTGTTCTTTTCCGTGATTCAGGTGCCGCCAGCTTCCCTATGA
- a CDS encoding response regulator, whose protein sequence is MTSATPTLLYIDDDAALARLVERRLTRAGYKVVHAASGQEGLERLAQGGIDVVALDQYMPGLDGLETLEQMLKIADAPPVVFVTASQDSAIAVTALKAGAADYLVKDVRGEFIPLLQVAVNGAVRRAAIQKARDEAEAEVHASRDRYAALAAEREVLLREVNHRVGNSLQIIASLLHLQANSSTQQDVKAALTNAMGRVAAVAQVHRRLYTSHDFKTVMLNQYLEALLEDLRRSAEGNKMSRLTLKADPVEIDPDRAVAIGIIVNELVMNAVKYAYPDGAGPIHVELKPHADDLQLAISDEGVGFSDKADPRGTGMGQRIVAAMAVKLDASVERDPSHKGTRFVVRFARVTPAPAKSTSAAAS, encoded by the coding sequence ATGACCAGCGCAACGCCGACACTGCTCTATATCGACGACGACGCGGCGCTGGCGCGCCTGGTCGAACGCCGGCTGACGCGCGCGGGCTACAAGGTGGTGCACGCCGCAAGCGGCCAGGAAGGCCTCGAGCGGCTCGCCCAGGGCGGCATCGACGTCGTCGCGCTCGACCAGTACATGCCCGGCCTCGATGGGCTGGAGACGCTGGAGCAGATGCTCAAGATTGCGGACGCACCGCCGGTGGTGTTCGTCACCGCCTCGCAGGATTCGGCGATTGCCGTCACCGCGCTGAAGGCCGGCGCGGCGGACTATCTGGTCAAGGACGTCAGGGGCGAATTCATCCCCCTGCTCCAGGTCGCGGTGAACGGCGCGGTCCGGCGGGCCGCGATCCAGAAAGCGCGCGACGAGGCCGAGGCCGAGGTGCACGCCTCGCGCGACCGCTACGCCGCGCTCGCGGCCGAGCGCGAGGTTCTGCTGCGCGAGGTCAACCATCGCGTCGGCAATTCGTTGCAGATCATTGCCTCGCTGCTGCATCTGCAAGCCAATTCCTCGACCCAGCAGGATGTCAAGGCGGCGCTCACCAATGCGATGGGCCGCGTCGCCGCCGTCGCGCAGGTGCATCGCCGCCTCTACACCTCGCACGACTTCAAGACGGTGATGCTCAACCAGTATCTCGAGGCACTGCTCGAGGATCTCAGGCGATCGGCCGAAGGCAACAAGATGTCGCGGCTGACGCTGAAGGCCGACCCGGTCGAGATCGATCCCGACCGCGCGGTCGCGATCGGCATCATCGTCAACGAACTGGTGATGAACGCCGTGAAATACGCCTATCCCGACGGCGCCGGCCCGATCCATGTCGAGCTGAAGCCGCACGCGGACGATTTGCAGCTTGCAATCAGCGACGAAGGCGTGGGCTTCTCCGACAAGGCCGATCCACGTGGCACCGGCATGGGCCAGCGCATCGTCGCGGCGATGGCCGTCAAGCTCGACGCCAGCGTCGAGCGCGACCCGAGCCACAAGGGCACCCGCTTCGTGGTGCGGTTTGCCCGCGTCACCCCGGCGCCGGCGAAATCGACAAGCGCGGCCGCCAGTTAG
- a CDS encoding adenylate/guanylate cyclase domain-containing protein — translation MGADEVSTFRDLTERRAILDELIASHRGRIANTAGDSVLAEFGSAVDAIQCAVEAQAALAGANAPLPPERHINFRIGIHVGDVMVKGGDLFGDGVNIAARLQAIASAGGTCISSIAYDQVRKILPLAFTDLGAQQVKNIEEAVRAYAVTSKGATTADTARFAAALGSNSALPLPDKPSIAVLPFQNMSGDPEQEYFADGIVEDIITALSRFKSLFVIARNSSFTFKGKAVDIQKVGQELGVRYVLEGSIRKAGGRVRITGQLIDAASGAHLWADKFDGSLEDVFDLQDRITMSVVAAIAPKLDQAEIERSKRKPTEKLDAYDYYLRGLAVVEGATKDENEEALRLFYKAIEIDAKFALAHAMLARCFTLRKANGWMADVAMESAETARQARRAVELGRDDAAVLSRAGYALARVVFEPEEGADLIERALALNPHLSSAWQFGGLLKAFRGEPETAIEHLAHAMRLSPLDPSLYSMQTATALAHFVAGRYDESVLWAEKASREDPNFLPAIRIIATSAGNSGQLERAQKAAKRMLEIDPAFRVSRLTDHVPLRRPDDLARYAEGLRRAGLPE, via the coding sequence ATGGGGGCCGACGAGGTCAGCACCTTCAGGGATTTGACAGAGCGGCGCGCCATTCTCGACGAGTTGATTGCTTCCCATCGCGGCCGGATCGCCAACACCGCAGGCGACAGCGTGCTGGCCGAGTTCGGCAGCGCCGTCGATGCCATCCAATGTGCGGTCGAGGCGCAGGCCGCGCTGGCCGGAGCCAATGCCCCCCTGCCACCTGAGCGTCACATCAATTTCCGGATCGGAATCCACGTCGGCGATGTTATGGTCAAAGGAGGCGATCTCTTTGGCGATGGCGTCAACATCGCCGCGCGGCTGCAAGCCATCGCCAGCGCCGGCGGCACCTGCATCTCCAGCATTGCCTATGATCAGGTCAGAAAAATTCTGCCCCTGGCGTTCACTGACCTTGGCGCCCAACAGGTCAAGAACATCGAGGAAGCGGTCAGGGCTTATGCCGTCACCTCGAAGGGGGCGACGACGGCGGACACAGCGAGATTCGCGGCAGCACTCGGCAGCAACAGCGCACTACCGCTCCCGGACAAACCCTCCATCGCTGTCCTGCCGTTTCAGAACATGAGCGGCGATCCGGAGCAGGAATACTTCGCAGACGGAATCGTCGAGGACATCATCACTGCACTGTCGCGCTTCAAGTCGCTGTTCGTCATCGCGCGCAACTCGAGCTTCACCTTTAAGGGCAAAGCGGTCGACATCCAGAAGGTCGGCCAGGAGCTCGGCGTTCGTTATGTGCTCGAAGGCAGCATCCGCAAGGCGGGAGGAAGGGTCAGGATAACCGGGCAGTTGATCGATGCCGCGAGCGGCGCGCATCTGTGGGCCGACAAGTTCGACGGATCGCTTGAAGATGTGTTCGATCTTCAGGACAGGATTACCATGAGCGTGGTTGCCGCGATTGCACCCAAGCTCGACCAGGCCGAGATCGAACGCTCCAAGCGAAAGCCGACCGAAAAGCTGGATGCCTATGATTACTACCTTCGCGGGCTGGCGGTCGTCGAAGGCGCAACCAAGGACGAGAACGAGGAAGCGCTTCGGCTCTTCTACAAAGCCATTGAGATCGACGCCAAATTTGCACTGGCACATGCGATGTTGGCGCGGTGCTTTACCTTACGAAAAGCAAACGGCTGGATGGCCGATGTTGCAATGGAATCGGCCGAGACCGCCAGGCAGGCCCGGCGGGCCGTGGAACTGGGAAGAGACGACGCGGCAGTTCTGTCGCGGGCCGGGTACGCTCTCGCGCGGGTCGTTTTCGAACCGGAGGAAGGCGCTGACCTGATTGAACGGGCGCTTGCGCTCAATCCGCATCTCTCCTCCGCGTGGCAATTCGGCGGCCTGCTCAAGGCATTCCGCGGAGAGCCGGAAACGGCGATCGAGCATTTGGCTCACGCCATGCGGTTGAGCCCGCTCGACCCCAGTCTCTACTCGATGCAGACAGCTACGGCGCTCGCCCATTTTGTTGCCGGCCGATATGACGAGTCGGTCTTGTGGGCTGAGAAGGCCTCGCGGGAAGATCCGAACTTCTTACCCGCCATTAGAATTATCGCGACCAGCGCTGGAAATTCCGGTCAACTGGAGCGAGCCCAGAAAGCGGCGAAGCGAATGCTGGAAATCGATCCTGCGTTCAGAGTGTCCAGATTGACCGATCACGTACCGCTGCGCCGCCCCGACGATCTTGCCAGATATGCGGAAGGCCTGCGACGCGCCGGATTGCCGGAATAG
- a CDS encoding BA14K family protein, translating into MTAIRALIACAAIALGTATASAQNLTPQRPLRYGSTGGVYFDGRNDDRDFRSNGSFPGSFAADPFSAGFGAAGLFGSTPYHSARPYPSQVIFGAPCQDCRPHRTRRHRDRVD; encoded by the coding sequence ATGACCGCCATCAGAGCACTGATCGCCTGCGCCGCCATCGCGCTCGGTACGGCCACTGCCTCGGCCCAAAACCTGACGCCGCAACGGCCGCTGCGTTACGGCAGCACCGGCGGTGTGTATTTCGACGGCAGGAACGACGACCGCGATTTCCGCAGCAACGGCTCCTTTCCGGGCAGCTTTGCCGCCGATCCCTTCAGCGCGGGCTTCGGCGCGGCGGGTCTGTTCGGCTCGACGCCGTATCACTCCGCGCGGCCCTATCCGTCGCAGGTGATCTTCGGCGCGCCATGCCAGGATTGCCGTCCGCATCGCACGCGGCGGCACCGCGATCGGGTTGATTGA